In the genome of Methanosarcinales archaeon, one region contains:
- a CDS encoding nitroreductase family protein produces MEVQEAIKQRRVVRKFRPDPIPDDALYKIINSARWAPSPFNTQPWEFIIIRNQETLKKLGDAAPTAQYLVEAPLAIAVVILPINAKYPFHQEVGEPKHAGAMAVQNIMLTAWELGIGTGWATIDADKVKKILHIPIEFDVLTVIPIGYSLDRPPERMEEDRLPVDDLISFEEFNGLSEGRIIEY; encoded by the coding sequence TTGGAGGTTCAAGAAGCAATTAAACAGAGGCGCGTTGTCAGAAAATTCCGACCAGACCCTATTCCTGATGATGCACTCTACAAGATCATAAATTCTGCCAGATGGGCACCCAGCCCCTTCAATACTCAGCCATGGGAATTCATTATTATCAGAAATCAGGAAACGCTAAAAAAATTGGGTGATGCAGCTCCAACCGCCCAATACCTGGTAGAAGCACCGCTTGCAATCGCTGTTGTAATACTTCCCATAAATGCTAAATACCCATTCCACCAGGAAGTGGGTGAACCCAAGCATGCGGGAGCTATGGCTGTTCAGAATATTATGCTGACTGCCTGGGAGCTGGGTATAGGTACCGGATGGGCCACCATAGATGCTGATAAAGTAAAAAAGATCCTGCATATCCCAATTGAATTCGATGTACTGACCGTTATTCCCATAGGATATTCTTTAGATAGACCACCTGAACGTATGGAAGAAGACCGACTGCCTGTTGATGACCTGATAAGTTTTGAAGAGTTTAATGGATTATCAGAAGGCAGGATTATTGAATATTAA
- a CDS encoding 2-oxoacid:acceptor oxidoreductase subunit alpha, whose protein sequence is MEFSWMIGGEAGFGIMASGLTMSKAFARGGLHVFDTVEYPSLIRGGHNSYQVRVSDREVFSHTGYIDLLVALNKETVHLHKDEMAPTGCIVFNGKEDPEDRFDVHADICLFPIPLSEIVQNLGVKSIMQNTAALGATFGLIGYDLTILEELLTEIFQRKGEKIIQSNIKVARAGYDFVMENHPGGTGIIIKPTDNHRRLVINGNEAVGLGALSAGLRFYSAYPMTPASGLLHFLAAEEQNHNLVVKHTEDELAAILMAIGASHAGVRAMTASSGGGFALMTEALGMAAMTETPLVVMVAQRPGPSTGLATRSEQGDLRFVMHASQGDFLRVVMAPGDVSECYWAAGRAFNLAEKYQIPVLIITDKYLTESHKTVEPFEPVTVDRGLLLNLEEMDAVSNYKRYELTESGISPRVMPGHPNIIFDANSNEHNEYGHDLDNPDNRTIMMDKRMNKIESIVKELEEPVIYGPPGADVTLVGWGSTKGPILEAMLLMTENNISVNFLQIIFIHPFPAEKVSDILKSSKFTIGVENNKEAQLGGVIRERTGIELNKKILKYNGRPFTPEEIANRVMEVMIHG, encoded by the coding sequence TTGGAATTTTCTTGGATGATTGGGGGTGAAGCAGGGTTCGGGATCATGGCCTCAGGACTTACCATGTCCAAAGCCTTTGCCAGGGGTGGACTTCACGTGTTCGATACTGTGGAATATCCTTCCCTTATTCGTGGGGGCCATAACAGTTATCAGGTACGGGTATCAGATAGAGAGGTATTTTCTCATACAGGATATATTGACCTGCTGGTGGCACTAAACAAAGAGACCGTCCACCTGCACAAGGATGAAATGGCTCCCACCGGATGTATCGTTTTTAACGGTAAAGAGGACCCTGAGGATAGATTTGACGTACATGCCGATATATGTCTCTTCCCCATACCCCTCAGTGAGATAGTTCAAAATCTGGGAGTAAAATCCATCATGCAGAATACCGCAGCACTGGGCGCCACCTTCGGCCTGATAGGATATGATCTCACCATCCTTGAAGAACTTCTGACCGAAATATTCCAGCGAAAAGGGGAAAAGATCATACAAAGTAACATCAAAGTTGCAAGGGCGGGTTATGATTTTGTGATGGAGAACCATCCAGGGGGCACTGGCATTATTATAAAACCCACTGATAATCACCGAAGATTGGTGATCAACGGTAATGAGGCCGTTGGTCTGGGAGCATTATCTGCAGGATTACGATTCTATTCTGCCTATCCCATGACCCCGGCCTCGGGTTTGTTGCACTTCCTGGCTGCTGAAGAGCAAAACCACAACCTTGTTGTCAAGCATACCGAGGATGAACTGGCTGCTATACTCATGGCTATAGGTGCATCACATGCAGGGGTCAGGGCCATGACCGCCTCATCAGGCGGCGGATTTGCCCTTATGACCGAGGCACTGGGGATGGCGGCCATGACCGAGACCCCTCTGGTGGTAATGGTAGCCCAGCGACCCGGGCCCAGTACAGGTCTTGCCACACGAAGCGAACAGGGCGACCTGAGGTTTGTGATGCATGCATCCCAGGGGGACTTCCTGAGAGTGGTCATGGCGCCGGGGGATGTAAGTGAATGTTACTGGGCAGCAGGCAGGGCATTCAACCTGGCTGAAAAGTACCAGATCCCTGTTTTAATCATCACAGATAAATACCTGACAGAAAGCCACAAAACCGTCGAACCATTCGAACCAGTCACAGTTGACCGGGGTTTGTTGTTAAATCTGGAAGAAATGGATGCTGTGAGTAACTATAAACGATATGAACTGACCGAATCTGGTATCTCTCCAAGAGTTATGCCCGGTCATCCAAATATCATCTTTGATGCTAACAGCAATGAACATAACGAATACGGGCACGATCTTGATAACCCTGATAACAGGACTATCATGATGGACAAGAGGATGAATAAAATTGAATCTATTGTTAAAGAACTGGAAGAGCCTGTAATTTACGGACCCCCCGGAGCAGATGTGACGCTTGTGGGTTGGGGTTCCACAAAGGGTCCCATATTGGAAGCGATGCTGCTTATGACAGAAAACAATATCAGTGTAAATTTCCTGCAGATTATTTTCATTCATCCATTCCCTGCTGAAAAAGTATCTGATATCCTGAAAAGTTCAAAATTCACCATAGGTGTTGAGAATAACAAAGAAGCACAGCTTGGAGGTGTTATCAGGGAGAGGACAGGGATTGAATTGAATAAAAAAATTCTCAAGTATAACGGCCGCCCTTTCACTCCTGAAGAGATCGCAAACAGGGTTATGGAGGTGATGATACATGGCTGA
- a CDS encoding 2-oxoacid:ferredoxin oxidoreductase subunit beta, whose protein sequence is MAELADFRTPIKPVWCPGCGNFGILAALRGGLADSGLEPHQFMIVSGIGCHGAVIQYINVNGFHSIHGRTLPVATGIRLANHELKVIAISGDGDGYGIGMGHFIHAMRRNLDITYIVHNNKMYSLTTGQTSPTSDKGFSTKSTPFGSIEIAVNPLTLALSSGASFIARGFAGDPPHLRKLITEAITHKGFSLIDVLQPCVTFNKVNTNDFYKERVYKLEDEGYEPVDKAAAYERAVEWNSRVPIGVIYKEDRPTYEDEVVTIQDMPLVKRPVEGVDITRTMEQFM, encoded by the coding sequence ATGGCTGAACTTGCAGATTTCAGGACCCCTATTAAACCTGTTTGGTGTCCGGGGTGCGGTAATTTTGGTATCCTTGCCGCTTTGAGAGGCGGGCTGGCCGATTCCGGGTTAGAGCCTCACCAGTTCATGATCGTATCAGGTATCGGGTGTCACGGCGCAGTTATTCAATATATCAATGTAAATGGCTTCCATTCTATCCACGGCAGGACCCTGCCTGTAGCCACAGGTATAAGACTGGCAAACCATGAACTCAAGGTCATAGCCATATCAGGTGACGGAGATGGATACGGTATCGGCATGGGGCATTTTATTCATGCCATGAGGCGGAACCTGGATATCACCTATATTGTCCACAATAACAAGATGTACAGTTTAACAACAGGCCAGACCTCCCCAACCAGCGATAAGGGTTTTTCGACAAAATCCACGCCTTTCGGCTCAATCGAGATCGCAGTGAACCCGCTCACACTTGCACTGTCCTCAGGTGCATCATTTATTGCCAGAGGATTTGCCGGGGACCCGCCGCATCTTCGAAAATTGATTACTGAGGCAATAACACACAAGGGATTTTCATTGATCGATGTATTGCAGCCCTGCGTGACCTTCAATAAAGTAAATACAAATGATTTCTACAAGGAACGGGTGTACAAACTGGAGGATGAGGGATATGAACCAGTGGATAAGGCCGCTGCATACGAGCGGGCTGTGGAATGGAATAGTCGGGTTCCGATCGGAGTGATCTATAAGGAAGACAGACCCACTTATGAAGATGAAGTGGTTACAATTCAGGATATGCCGCTTGTGAAAAGGCCGGTTGAGGGTGTGGATATCACCAGGACAATGGAACAGTTCATGTAA
- a CDS encoding ABC transporter ATP-binding protein: MITESVILFDHVHFIRNGCTVLKDINLNIPPNQNWAIIGPNGSGKTSLISIINGYHQPSKGKVEVLGHMFGSTDLRELRCHIGECSSEIRNMIHPGDKVLDIVLSGKFGSIGLYQRPRTEDLGRARELTVFLGLSHLADQPFRTLSLGEQQKVLIARAMMPDPELLVLDEPCEGLDIKAREDLLDALQNMCSSPEGPTLIFVTHRIEEIIPAITHVAALKQGMVIVQGPKSDVLNEAVFSDIFDMEVEMKCNGGRYWPAVIKGSARSSL; this comes from the coding sequence ATGATTACTGAATCTGTCATTTTGTTTGATCATGTTCATTTTATTCGCAATGGTTGTACGGTTTTAAAAGACATCAATTTGAATATTCCTCCCAACCAGAACTGGGCCATAATCGGTCCCAACGGCTCGGGAAAGACCAGTCTCATCAGTATAATCAACGGTTATCATCAGCCTTCAAAGGGCAAAGTAGAGGTACTGGGACATATGTTCGGCTCCACTGATCTCAGGGAACTGCGCTGCCACATCGGTGAATGCAGTTCAGAGATACGGAACATGATACATCCCGGTGATAAGGTCCTCGATATTGTGCTTTCAGGCAAATTTGGCAGTATCGGCCTGTACCAACGACCAAGAACTGAGGATCTGGGGCGTGCCCGTGAATTAACAGTATTTCTGGGATTGTCCCATCTGGCTGATCAACCCTTCAGGACCCTGTCTCTTGGAGAGCAGCAGAAAGTGCTCATTGCAAGGGCAATGATGCCGGATCCCGAACTTTTAGTATTGGACGAGCCATGCGAAGGCCTGGATATCAAAGCAAGGGAAGACCTGCTGGATGCTTTGCAGAATATGTGCAGCAGCCCCGAAGGTCCGACCCTGATCTTTGTCACCCATCGCATCGAAGAGATCATACCTGCCATCACCCACGTTGCTGCACTCAAGCAGGGGATGGTGATCGTACAGGGTCCAAAGAGCGATGTGCTAAACGAGGCTGTTTTCAGTGATATCTTCGATATGGAAGTTGAAATGAAGTGCAACGGGGGCAGGTACTGGCCCGCAGTGATAAAAGGTTCAGCCCGTAGCTCACTGTGA
- a CDS encoding rhodanese-like domain-containing protein, which yields MDPAKKSNHICRAKGERFTLPDVRDTAEYHKAHLPGAVLISDMNEQADRVLDRNLPVVTYSEDYNCPASTFAAQKLEKMVFTTFENKGSYQDWVDHSYPLEV from the coding sequence ATGGACCCGGCAAAAAAATCGAATCATATCTGCCGGGCTAAAGGTGAACGCTTCACACTCCCGGATGTAAGGGATACAGCAGAATACCACAAAGCTCACCTGCCCGGAGCTGTCCTGATATCGGACATGAATGAACAGGCAGACCGGGTGCTTGACAGGAACTTACCCGTGGTCACATACTCTGAAGACTACAACTGCCCTGCCAGCACCTTTGCAGCTCAAAAGCTTGAGAAGATGGTATTTACCACATTTGAAAATAAAGGAAGTTACCAGGATTGGGTGGATCATTCGTATCCCTTGGAGGTTTAA